Proteins encoded together in one Coffea arabica cultivar ET-39 chromosome 2c, Coffea Arabica ET-39 HiFi, whole genome shotgun sequence window:
- the LOC140035544 gene encoding uncharacterized protein, whose protein sequence is MVSEAAVNGRLVTRRNLTLEFVSFEDGKEAVAKAANYLFVKHYANGTKEKSDFTEPQMAEALGAIGSGGADPDLLLIYGSTRCHLGFPAWRLRYTEIVPIPPAKAKGSSRWVAAKARGKLPNINIFLFGFFLSVDGISPEMSLLER, encoded by the exons ATGGTCTCT GAGGCTGCTGTTAATGGTCGGCTTGTTACCCGCAGAAATCTGACTTTGGAGTTTGTTTCATTTGAGGATGGAAAAGAAGCAGTTGCCAAAGCAGCTAATTATCTCTTTGTAAAGCACTATGCAAATGGTACTAAGGAAAAGTCAGATTTTACAGAGCCTCAAATGGCTGAAGCTTTAGGAGCCATTG gttctggaggAGCTGATCCTGATCTGCTACTAATTTATGGATCCACAAGATGCCATCTTGGGTTTCCAGCATGGAGACTTCGGTACACTGAAATAGT GCCCATCCCACCGGCAAAGGCAAAAGGCAGCAGCAGATGGGTCGCGGCAAAAGCACGAGGGAAATTACCgaatattaatatttttctttttgggttttttCTTTCTGTTGATGGGATTTCGCCGGAGATGTCGTTGCTGGAGAGATAG
- the LOC113726582 gene encoding mediator of RNA polymerase II transcription subunit 32 isoform X2 has product MDNHVDSLNNAYEEFVAAAANVLEAKESSEGQKTAATDAALENFKQRWELFRVACDQAEEFVESVKQRIGSECLVDEATGSVARKPGQAATSGLPPISAVRLEQMSKAVRWLVIELQHGGTAGGSSHSHSSAPFDARFSEDAAQ; this is encoded by the coding sequence ATGGACAATCATGTGGACTCCCTGAACAATGCCTATGAAGAATTTGTTGCTGCAGCTGCCAATGTACTTGAAGCTAAGGAAAGTTCTGAGGGTCAAAAAACGGCGGCCACTGATGCagcattggaaaattttaaacAGCGATGGGAATTGTTTAGAGTAGCTTGTGATCAAGCAGAGGAGTTTGTGGAGTCTGTGAAACAAAGAATAGGTTCTGAGTGTCTCGTAGATGAGGCCACTGGCTCGGTTGCAAGGAAGCCAGGGCAGGCTGCCACAAGTGGTCTTCCACCCATAAGTGCAGTTCGCCTGGAGCAGATGAGTAAAGCTGTTAGATGGCTAGTTATTGAACTGCAGCATGGTGGAACTGCTGGTGGTTCTTCACATTCCCATTCATCAGCTCCATTTGATGCAAGATTTTCTGAAGATGCAGCTCAATAG
- the LOC113726582 gene encoding mediator of RNA polymerase II transcription subunit 32 isoform X1, with protein sequence MLNTAPCRCLMDNHVDSLNNAYEEFVAAAANVLEAKESSEGQKTAATDAALENFKQRWELFRVACDQAEEFVESVKQRIGSECLVDEATGSVARKPGQAATSGLPPISAVRLEQMSKAVRWLVIELQHGGTAGGSSHSHSSAPFDARFSEDAAQ encoded by the coding sequence ATGTTAAACACGGCACCTTGTAGGTGTTTGATGGACAATCATGTGGACTCCCTGAACAATGCCTATGAAGAATTTGTTGCTGCAGCTGCCAATGTACTTGAAGCTAAGGAAAGTTCTGAGGGTCAAAAAACGGCGGCCACTGATGCagcattggaaaattttaaacAGCGATGGGAATTGTTTAGAGTAGCTTGTGATCAAGCAGAGGAGTTTGTGGAGTCTGTGAAACAAAGAATAGGTTCTGAGTGTCTCGTAGATGAGGCCACTGGCTCGGTTGCAAGGAAGCCAGGGCAGGCTGCCACAAGTGGTCTTCCACCCATAAGTGCAGTTCGCCTGGAGCAGATGAGTAAAGCTGTTAGATGGCTAGTTATTGAACTGCAGCATGGTGGAACTGCTGGTGGTTCTTCACATTCCCATTCATCAGCTCCATTTGATGCAAGATTTTCTGAAGATGCAGCTCAATAG
- the LOC140035164 gene encoding GATA transcription factor 28-like, with translation MNNVQRQHHPHHHHHHQQQQQRQPGPHHPHNHLEDEEDDDDVSAGGGGGEESIDNPHPHSHDPHSQIRYDAPSHSHALHNGGGVTNMDSALNGVEGVGPHGLYVPGSEIAPALAAGAGSDQLTLSFQGEVYVFDSVSPEKVQAVLLLLGGYEVPTGIPAVGMASQNPRNLSDLPGRSSQPQRAASLNRFREKRKERCFDKKIRYTVRKEVALRMQRKKGQFTSSKSVSEEVGSSSSDYNPMSGQEEQETSCRHCGISSKSTPMMRRGPAGPRTLCNACGLKWANKGILRDLSKVPAAGIHDVIVKASEQSNGEANDSDGVTAAVDIITS, from the exons ATGAACAACGTGCAACGCCAACACCaccctcatcatcatcatcatcatcagcagcagcagcaaagaCAGCCCGGGCCCCACCACCCCCACAACCACCTGGAAGATGAAGAAGACGACGACGACGTTTCTGCTGGAGGTGGTGGCGGAGAAGAGTCCATAGACAACCCTCATCCTCACTCCCATGACCCTCACTCTCAGATCCGCTATGACGCTCCTTCCCATTCCCACGCGCTTCACAACGGCGGGGGTGTTACCAACATGGATTCCGCCCTCAATGGCGTTGAGGGCGTCGGCCCCCATGGTTTGTATGTGCCCGGCTCCGAAATTGCTCCCGCTCTAGCTGCTGGAGCGGGGTCCGACCAGCTTACGCTGTCGTTTCAGGGAGAGGTCTATGTTTTCGACTCTGTTTCTCCTGAAAAG GTTCAAGCAGTGTTATTACTGTTGGGGGGATATGAAGTACCCACTGGCATTCCTGCTGTTGGCATGGCTTCCCAGAATCCTAGG AATTTAAGTGACTTACCAGGGAGATCAAGTCAACCCCAAAGAGCTGCTTCCTTGAATCGGtttagagaaaaaagaaaagagcgaTGTTTTGATAAGAAGATTCGTTATACTGTGCGGAAGGAAGTTGCACTAAG GATGCAGAGAAAGAAGGGTCAGTTTACATCTTCAAAGTCAGTTTCAGAGGAAGTTGGATCATCTTCTTCAGATTACAACCCAATGTCAGGACAAGAAGAGCAGGAAACATC ATGTAGACATTGTGGGATTAGCTCCAAATCCACTCCTATGATGCGCCGTGGACCAGCCGGCCCAAGGACACTATGCAATGCATGTGGACTCAAGTGGGCCAACAAG GGCATTCTAAGGGACCTCTCTAAAGTTCCTGCCGCTGGAATCCATGATGTGATCGTGAAGGCTAGTGAGCAG AGCAATGGTGAAGCCAATGACTCTGATGGAGTGACTGCTGCTGTTGATATAATCACTTCATGA
- the LOC140035166 gene encoding costars family protein-like, protein MNVEEEVERLKEEIKRLGKPQDDGSYKVTFGVLFNDDRCANIFEALVGTLRAAKKRKVLTYDGELLLQGVHDNVEILLKPTPTATSAEAVTKS, encoded by the exons ATGAATGTTGAAGAGGAGGTTGAAAGACTCAAAGAGGAAATCAAAAGGCTGGGCAAACCCCAAGATGATGGGTCATACAAG GTCACATTTGGCGTGCTGTTCAATGACGATAGATGTGCAAACATCTTTGAAGCCCTTGTTGGAACACTGAGGGCGGCTAAGAAACGCAAGGTTTTGACATATGATGGTGAGTTACTGCTGCAAGGGGTTCATGACAACGTGGAAATACTTCTCAAACCAACGCCAACAGCAACATCGGCTGAAGCTGTCACGAAGAGCTGA
- the LOC140035165 gene encoding KH domain-containing protein HEN4-like isoform X1 → MQEANYNHHSATGTATGFLAVNGGGPSPKRLNKPQLPPLTVPPGHVCFRLLCHASRVGGIIGKAGSIIRQLQQETSAKIRVEDSLPNSDDHRVIVIIGRTSLVRRISFNANREGDSASGGCDCDDGDDEVFVSAAQEAVVRVFGRVIEVAAESCGNGFAASGGLVSCRLLAETSQVGAVIGKGGKVVEKIRKDTGCKIKVLTSEKLLTDEMVEIEGDIVAVKRALVAVTRRLQDCLLAVEKARMMASRPFEAIHQESLPDLRMDLPIHRVLVPQSTESSSSGYSSGDYPLSVEADRVPVMELKPPQQEVVFKILCLNDRVGGMIGKGGSIVRALQAETSASISVGPTIAECDERLITIAAMENPDSRQSPAQNAVVLVFSQCVEADSDKGLDSGLKGPPVCARLVVPSSQVGCLLGKGGAIVSEMRKATGAAIRIFAGEHVPRCALESDEVVQITGELVNVQDALYHVTGRLRYNLFATRMLNSAGNRSSSSCVTETGPLGRARDQPLPGFLPSVGISQSQHLTRSMENLALSQSVNRPPSPGLWTSQTVPGVDQRSQLDGRGLTSTKGGVELGSGDRSAIVTNTTVEIVVPENVIGSVYGDNGSNLVRLRQISGAKVVVHEPRPGTSDRMVVISGSPDETQAAQSLLHAFILTGSSGRDESFC, encoded by the exons ATGCAAGAAGCCAATTACAACCACCACTCCGCCACCGGCACTGCGACTGGTTTTCTCGCCGTCAACGGTGGTGGGCCATCTCCCAAACGCTTAAACAAGCCCCAGTTACCCCCGCTCACGGTCCCACCAGGACACGTTTGCTTCCGACTCCTCTGCCACGCGTCTCGGGTGGGCGGAATCATCGGCAAGGCCGGCTCAATCATCCGGCAACTTCAGCAAGAAACCTCCGCTAAGATCCGAGTCGAAGACTCGCTCCCCAACTCGGATGACCACCGAGTCATTGTTATTATAGGCAGGACATCACTTGTTAGGAGAATTAGTTTCAATGCCAACAGGGAAGGAGACAGTGCTAGTGGTGGTTGTGATTGTGATGATGGTGATGACGAAGTCTTTGTTTCAGCAGCGCAGGAGGCGGTGGTCAGGGTGTTTGGGAGGGTGATAGAGGTGGCGGCGGAGAGCTGCGGTAATGGGTTCGCAGCGAGTGGGGGACTGGTGTCGTGTAGGCTGCTGGCGGAGACGAGTCAAGTTGGGGCAGTGATAGGGAAGGGCGGGAAAGTGGTTGAGAAGATTAGGAAGGATACTGGTTGTAAAATCAAAGTTTTGACTTCGGAAAAGTTACTGACAGATGAAATGGTTGAG ATTGAAGGTGATATCGTGGCTGTTAAGAGAGCGCTTGTTGCTGTAACTCGTCGACTGCAAGACTGTCTACTAGCTGTTGAGAAAGCAAGGATGATGGCAAGCAGGCCATTTGAAGCCATACATCAAGAGAGCTTACCTGATTTACGTATGGACCTACCTATTCATAGAGTTTTAGTTCCACAATCTACAGAATCAAGCTCCTCCGGTTATTCCTCAGGGGACTATCCATTGTCAGTAGAGGCTGACAGGGTTCCAGTTATGGAATTAAAACCACCTCAGCAAGAAGTTGTCTTTAAAATTCTCTGCTTAAATGATAGAGTAGGGGGCATGATTGGTAAAGGAGGTTCAATTGTAAGGGCTCTTCAAGCAGAGACAAGTGCTTCTATTAGTGTTGGGCCTACTATTGCTGAATGTGATGAACGATTGATAACGATTGCTGCAATGGAG AATCCAGATTCACGACAGTCACCTGCACAAAATGCTGTAGTACTAGTTTTTAGCCAGTGTGTAGAGGCTGACTCTGACAAGGGGCTGGATTCTGGCTTGAAGGGCCCACCTGTTTGTGCAAGACTTGTAGTACCATCAAGTCAAGTTGGTTGTTTGTTGGGTAAAGGAGGAGCAATAGTTTCAGAGATGAGAAAGGCGACTGGTGCAGCCATTAGAATTTTTGCGGGTGAGCATGTACCAAGATGCGCTTTGGAAAGTGATGAAGTTGTACAG ATTACTGGTGAGCTTGTGAATGTACAAGATGCATTGTATCATGTCACTGGTAGGCTGCGATATAATCTCTTTGCAACTAGAATGCTGAATAGTGCCGGAAATAGGAGCAGTTCCTCTTGTGTTACTGAAACAGGTCCCTTGGGGAGAGCAAGGGATCAGCCTTTGCCTGGATTTCTTCCTTCTGTTGGTATCTCTCAGAGTCAGCACTTGACGAGAAGTATGGAGAATCTTGCTCTTTCACAAAGCGTAAATCGTCCCCCGTCACCAGGGCTATGGACATCGCAG ACAGTGCCAGGAGTCGATCAAAGGAGTCAACTTGATGGCAGAGGATTGACTTCAACTAAAGGTGGTGTTGAACTTGGCAG CGGTGACAGATCTGCCATTGTGACAAATACCACTGTGGAGATTGTAGTTCCTGAAAATGTTATTGGCTCAGTTTATGGAGATAATGGTAGCAATTTGGTTCGTCTAAGACAG ATTTCTGGCGCCAAAGTTGTAGTGCATGAGCCACGCCCTGGAACATCTGACAGGATGGTTGTCATATCTGGATCTCCTGATGAAACACAAGCAGCGCAAAGCCTCCTCCATGCGTTCATACTCACAGGGTCATCAGGACGAGATGAATCTTTCTGCTAA
- the LOC140035165 gene encoding KH domain-containing protein HEN4-like isoform X2, protein MQEANYNHHSATGTATGFLAVNGGGPSPKRLNKPQLPPLTVPPGHVCFRLLCHASRVGGIIGKAGSIIRQLQQETSAKIRVEDSLPNSDDHRVIVIIGRTSLVRRISFNANREGDSASGGCDCDDGDDEVFVSAAQEAVVRVFGRVIEVAAESCGNGFAASGGLVSCRLLAETSQVGAVIGKGGKVVEKIRKDTGCKIKVLTSEKLLTDEMVEIEGDIVAVKRALVAVTRRLQDCLLAVEKARMMASRPFEAIHQESLPDLRMDLPIHRVLVPQSTESSSSGYSSGDYPLSVEADRVPVMELKPPQQEVVFKILCLNDRVGGMIGKGGSIVRALQAETSASISVGPTIAECDERLITIAAMENPDSRQSPAQNAVVLVFSQCVEADSDKGLDSGLKGPPVCARLVVPSSQVGCLLGKGGAIVSEMRKATGAAIRIFAGEHVPRCALESDEVVQITGELVNVQDALYHVTGRLRYNLFATRMLNSAGNRSSSSCVTETGPLGRARDQPLPGFLPSVGISQSQHLTRSMENLALSQSVNRPPSPGLWTSQTVPGVDQRSQLDGRGLTSTKGGVELGRWAALSK, encoded by the exons ATGCAAGAAGCCAATTACAACCACCACTCCGCCACCGGCACTGCGACTGGTTTTCTCGCCGTCAACGGTGGTGGGCCATCTCCCAAACGCTTAAACAAGCCCCAGTTACCCCCGCTCACGGTCCCACCAGGACACGTTTGCTTCCGACTCCTCTGCCACGCGTCTCGGGTGGGCGGAATCATCGGCAAGGCCGGCTCAATCATCCGGCAACTTCAGCAAGAAACCTCCGCTAAGATCCGAGTCGAAGACTCGCTCCCCAACTCGGATGACCACCGAGTCATTGTTATTATAGGCAGGACATCACTTGTTAGGAGAATTAGTTTCAATGCCAACAGGGAAGGAGACAGTGCTAGTGGTGGTTGTGATTGTGATGATGGTGATGACGAAGTCTTTGTTTCAGCAGCGCAGGAGGCGGTGGTCAGGGTGTTTGGGAGGGTGATAGAGGTGGCGGCGGAGAGCTGCGGTAATGGGTTCGCAGCGAGTGGGGGACTGGTGTCGTGTAGGCTGCTGGCGGAGACGAGTCAAGTTGGGGCAGTGATAGGGAAGGGCGGGAAAGTGGTTGAGAAGATTAGGAAGGATACTGGTTGTAAAATCAAAGTTTTGACTTCGGAAAAGTTACTGACAGATGAAATGGTTGAG ATTGAAGGTGATATCGTGGCTGTTAAGAGAGCGCTTGTTGCTGTAACTCGTCGACTGCAAGACTGTCTACTAGCTGTTGAGAAAGCAAGGATGATGGCAAGCAGGCCATTTGAAGCCATACATCAAGAGAGCTTACCTGATTTACGTATGGACCTACCTATTCATAGAGTTTTAGTTCCACAATCTACAGAATCAAGCTCCTCCGGTTATTCCTCAGGGGACTATCCATTGTCAGTAGAGGCTGACAGGGTTCCAGTTATGGAATTAAAACCACCTCAGCAAGAAGTTGTCTTTAAAATTCTCTGCTTAAATGATAGAGTAGGGGGCATGATTGGTAAAGGAGGTTCAATTGTAAGGGCTCTTCAAGCAGAGACAAGTGCTTCTATTAGTGTTGGGCCTACTATTGCTGAATGTGATGAACGATTGATAACGATTGCTGCAATGGAG AATCCAGATTCACGACAGTCACCTGCACAAAATGCTGTAGTACTAGTTTTTAGCCAGTGTGTAGAGGCTGACTCTGACAAGGGGCTGGATTCTGGCTTGAAGGGCCCACCTGTTTGTGCAAGACTTGTAGTACCATCAAGTCAAGTTGGTTGTTTGTTGGGTAAAGGAGGAGCAATAGTTTCAGAGATGAGAAAGGCGACTGGTGCAGCCATTAGAATTTTTGCGGGTGAGCATGTACCAAGATGCGCTTTGGAAAGTGATGAAGTTGTACAG ATTACTGGTGAGCTTGTGAATGTACAAGATGCATTGTATCATGTCACTGGTAGGCTGCGATATAATCTCTTTGCAACTAGAATGCTGAATAGTGCCGGAAATAGGAGCAGTTCCTCTTGTGTTACTGAAACAGGTCCCTTGGGGAGAGCAAGGGATCAGCCTTTGCCTGGATTTCTTCCTTCTGTTGGTATCTCTCAGAGTCAGCACTTGACGAGAAGTATGGAGAATCTTGCTCTTTCACAAAGCGTAAATCGTCCCCCGTCACCAGGGCTATGGACATCGCAG ACAGTGCCAGGAGTCGATCAAAGGAGTCAACTTGATGGCAGAGGATTGACTTCAACTAAAGGTGGTGTTGAACTTGGCAG ATGGGCTGCTCTTTCTAAATGA
- the LOC113731614 gene encoding putative UDP-rhamnose:rhamnosyltransferase 1: MAAQQHHLMMFPWLAFGHLLPFLEFSKKLATKGVKISFVSTPKNLCRLPPIPADLSDRIKLLAVPLPLVDGLPENCEATIDVQPEQTQFLKKAYDRLAEPMEKLLQQESPDLILVDFAAGWIPETAAKFGISVAFFSAYTAATLAFLGPPGELISGTLRKTAEHFTRPPDWFTFPSLVAHRPHYAPTAFKNLHIPDLSGLSSGQRIAKVVRGCSFVAVKSCKEFEGEYINLVEELYQRPVLPIGVLPPPPETIQESHSDNDSSWSTTFQWLDKQKPKSVVFVGFGSEYKMPIEQIHELAFAVELSGLAFIWILRKPLADTVNLLPPGFLDRTSNQGIVCLGWVPQIEILAHPAIGGCLFHSGWGSIIECLGFGHPLILMPMVYDQTLNAKLLAEKEVGYEVPRDIDGSFSRECVAASIRRVMVEAEGEQIRVKAAQMKNVFGNQDLHDNYINKFIQHLERFKNQV, from the coding sequence ATGGCTGCTCAACAGCATCATCTCATGATGTTCCCATGGCTAGCATTTGGCCACCTGCTACCATTTCTGGAGTTCTCCAAAAAATTAGCTACAAAAGGTGTCAAGATTTCCTTTGTTTCCACGCCAAAAAACCTATGCCGATTGCCCCCCATTCCTGCAGACTTATCAGACAGAATAAAGCTGCTGGCAGTCCCCCTGCCATTGGTTGATGGCTTACCAGAGAACTGTGAGGCCACCATCGACGTTCAACCAGAGCAAACGCAGTTCTTGAAGAAGGCATACGACAGATTAGCTGAACCCATGGAGAAGCTCCTGCAGCAGGAATCGCCAGACTTGATCCTTGTGGACTTCGCTGCAGGTTGGATTCCAGAAACTGCCGCTAAATTTGGCATATCTGTGGCCTTTTTCAGTGCTTATACAGCTGCAACTTTAGCATTCTTGGGACCACCAGGTGAACTGATATCTGGAACTCTACGTAAAACTGCAGAGCATTTCACAAGGCCACCAGATTGGTTCACCTTCCCTTCTCTGGTAGCCCACAGGCCTCATTATGCACCTACAGCGTTCAAGAATTTGCACATTCCTGACTTATCAGGTCTATCCAGTGGCCAACGTATTGCTAAAGTTGTACGAGGATGCAGCTTTGTTGCTGTGAAAAGCTGTAAAGAGTTTGAAGGAGAATACATAAATCTTGTCGAGGAACTCTATCAAAGGCCTGTTTTGCCTATAGGTGTACTCCCTCCACCCCCAGAGACCATACAAGAGAGCCACAGTGACAATGATTCGAGCTGGTCTACAACCTTTCAGTGGCTGGATAAACAGAAACCAAAGTCCGTAGTGTTTGTGGGCTTTGGAAGTGAATACAAGATGCCAATTGAGCAAATCCATGAGTTGGCTTTCGCAGTCGAGCTTTCAGGGCTAGCTTTTATATGGATTCTCAGGAAGCCACTAGCAGACACTGTAAATTTACTGCCCCCTGGTTTTCTTGATCGCACCTCAAACCAGGGCATTGTTTGTCTAGGCTGGGTACCTCAAATAGAAATACTTGCCCACCCAGCCATAGGAGGATGCCTCTTCCACTCTGGTTGGGGATCAATAATTGAGTGCCTTGGATTTGGACACCCACTGATTCTCATGCCAATGGTATATGACCAGACACTGAATGCTAAATTATTAGCAGAGAAAGAAGTAGGCTATGAAGTTCCAAGAGACATTGATGGCTCTTTCAGCCGGGAATGCGTTGCTGCATCAATTAGACGGGTCATGGTGGAAGCGGAGGGAGAGCAGATAAGGGTCAAAGCTGCTCAGATGAAAAATGTTTTTGGCAATCAGGATCTTCATGATAACTACATAAACAAATTCATTCAACATCTTGAAAGGTTCAAAAACCAAGTATAA
- the LOC140035167 gene encoding uncharacterized protein, with protein MLSSTISLKPNSNFSPRIHLFPPKFDIAQPKSRMASLPSFLGGLNLSRVAANMGVDASSAAASSDQSSEFCTLMEYVGKGGIDVGDGLVVLLGHLEYASKKIAALVASPFNSSLGKNVTIASTPSERDEPKPLDIVSNEIILSALRHSGKVSVMASEEDDLPVWINDDGPYVVVTDPLDGSRNIDASIPTGTIFGVYKRLVELDHLPVEEKAILNSLQSGTRLVAAGYVLYSSATILCASFGSGTHAFTLDHSTGDFILTHPNIKIPPRGQIYSVNDARYFDWPQGLRQYIDTIRQGKGKYPKKYSARYICSLVADFHRTLLYGGVAMNPRDHLRLVYEANPLSFIAEQAGGKGSDGKSRILSLQPVKLHQRLPLFLGSPEDIDELESYGDVQQKVNPGYEV; from the exons ATGCTATCTTCCACGATATCCTTGAAACCCAACTCCAATTTCTCCCCAAGAATCCATCTTTTCCCGCCAAAATTCGATATTGCTCAACCCAAAAGCAGAATGGCCTCCCTTCCATCTTTTCTTGGCGGGTTGAACTTGAGCAGGGTCGCTGCAAATATGGGTGTTGATGCTTCTTCTGCTGCAGCTTCTTCTGATCAGAGTAGTGAGTTTTGTACATTGATGGAGTATGTTGGTAAAGGAGGGATTGATGTGGGTGATGGCTTGGTGGTTTTGCTTGGTCATCTGGAATATGCTTCCAAGAAAATTGCTGCTCTGGTGGCTTCCCCTTTCAACTCTAGCCTTGGAAAAAATGTGACAATTGCCAGTACCCCTTCCGAAAGAGATGAGCCTAAGCCTCTTGATATCGTCTCG aatgagattattttgtctGCTCTACGCCATTCTGGTAAAGTTTCAGTCATGGCCTCAGAAGAAGATGATTTGCCAGTTTGGATAAATGATGATGGCCCATATGTGGTGGTCACGGATCCTCTAGATGGCTCCCGAAATATTGATGCCTCCATACCCACAGGAACAATCTTTGGGGTTTACAAACGTCTTGTGGAACTTGATCATCTGCCAGTGGAGGAAAAGGCAATTCTGAATTCCCTACAAAGTGGAACTAGGCTTGTCGCTGCTGGCTATGTCCTCTACTCATCAGCTACCATTCTCTGCGCCAGCTTTGGTTCTGGAACACATGCATTTACTCTGGATCACTCTACTGGAGACTTCATTCTCACACATCCAAATATTAAAATTCCCCCTAGAG GGCAAATATATTCTGTGAATGATGCACGGTATTTTGACTGGCCTCAAGGTTTGAGGCAATATATTGACACCATCAGACAAGGCAAGGGGAAATATCCTAAGAAGTACTCAGCCCGTTATATATGTTCTCTTGTTGCTGATTTTCATCGTACTCTCTTATATGGGGGTGTGGCAATGAATCCAAGGGACCATCTGCGTCTTGTTTATGAAGCAAACCCACTAAGTTTTATTGCAGAGCAGGCTGGGGGTAAAGGAAGTGATGGTAAAAGTAGAATTTTGTCTCTTCAACCTGTGAAGCTACACCAGagacttcctttgtttttggggAGTCCAGAAGATATAGATGAATTAGAGAGTTATGGAGATGTTCAACAGAAAGTAAATCCTGGTTATGAAGTCTAA